AATGTCATCGATGTCTTCGCAATCGTCCCGATCCGCAATGCTCGGTTCGATCGAAAGCACCTCGTCAATACGTTGCATCGCCGCAGCACCGCGCTGGACCATCGCAAACACCCAACCCATGATGAAGGTTGGAAAGATCAACTGAAAGATGAAAACCGAGAAGGTGATGAAGTCACCAACGTTGATTTCTCCGGCCTTGTAGTACTCCCCGCCGAAGACCAGCAGGATGCACATCGCAGCGGTCGGCAACATGCCCACGATCATGGGCATCCCCGCGTTGATCCGAACCATCTTCAGTTGTCGATGCAGCAGATCATCGGCTGCGGCGGAAAAACGGGCCTGCTGCTCTTCTTCCATCGCATAGGCCTTCACGACCGAAATACCCGCGATCGACTCCTGGACTTGATTCGACATGTCTCCAAGCCCGACCTGTACCGCGAGGGAACGCAGGTGCATCGAAGTCCCGAAGACCCGGGCAATCAGGATGAACAGCGGGAAGGGGATCATGACCAGAAGCGACAGTTTTGGGCTGATGGCGGCCATCGCGATAAAAACCGAGATGAACAGCACCGGCGTTTGCATGACCGAGAGCAAGCCGGGGCCGAGCATGAGGCGGAGTGCGTTGAGGTCGTTTACGCAGCGACTCATCAGATCGCCCGTGCGCCAACGAAAGTAGAAGGACTGAGGCAACCGCTGCAGATGGGCGTACAGATCGTTGCGGATTTCGTATTCGACTTGCCGCGCGGCGTTGAACACCATCGTGCGCGAGAAGTAGCGAAAGATCATGCGAGTGATGACCACGGCAAACAGCAGGGCACACTTGAACGTGAGTTCTTCGCGGGGGAGTCCATCGACTGCGGACTGGACCACACTGCCAGTCAGCACCGGGACCGCAACGAAGGTACCCACGTAGCCCAGGGTAGTGACGGCCCAGAGTGCGTAGTAGCGGATGTTGCGCAGGACATAAGGGGACAGGCGCCGCAGCGCGTGTCGCACCGATCCATCTCCCGACTGGCTCACCACGGCTGCACTCATCGATCGAGCCATCCCGCAAGACGCCCGCGATCGATCCCGACGCCCCAGGCCGCCAGCGCGAAAAAGTGAATGACTGACGTTCGGGCGATTCCACCTTCGCGATAGCGTCGAGCTGACGTGGTCGCAGAAATTGGCAGCAGCGCCAGGCGCCCGAGACGCTTCATGT
This is a stretch of genomic DNA from Myxococcales bacterium. It encodes these proteins:
- a CDS encoding ABC transporter ATP-binding protein, coding for MSAAVVSQSGDGSVRHALRRLSPYVLRNIRYYALWAVTTLGYVGTFVAVPVLTGSVVQSAVDGLPREELTFKCALLFAVVITRMIFRYFSRTMVFNAARQVEYEIRNDLYAHLQRLPQSFYFRWRTGDLMSRCVNDLNALRLMLGPGLLSVMQTPVLFISVFIAMAAISPKLSLLVMIPFPLFILIARVFGTSMHLRSLAVQVGLGDMSNQVQESIAGISVVKAYAMEEEQQARFSAAADDLLHRQLKMVRINAGMPMIVGMLPTAAMCILLVFGGEYYKAGEINVGDFITFSVFIFQLIFPTFIMGWVFAMVQRGAAAMQRIDEVLSIEPSIADRDDCEDIDDIRGEIEFRHLSFRYNEDSEIKALDDVSIQVPAGTSIGIVGPMGSGKSTLASLIPRLYEVADGELFIDGVDVNRISLASLRSSIAMVPQDSFLFSMPLADNIAYGMPDAGLEQIRIAAERAQLDKDIDELPGGYGTLVGERGVMLSGGQRQRTALARALALNPSILILDDTLSSVDAETEAAIQRELAEVFVGLTVVVVASRVSTVSECDQIVVLDEGRVAERGTHAELMAMDGLYVLLSEQQRVEELAGTQSQDFEAGVPA